One Denticeps clupeoides chromosome 12, fDenClu1.1, whole genome shotgun sequence genomic window carries:
- the sec13 gene encoding protein SEC13 homolog isoform X1 gives MVSVINTVDTSHEDMIHDAQMDYYGTRLATCSSDRSVKIFDVKNGGQILVADLRGHEGPVWQVAWAHPMYGNILASCSYDRKVIIWKEENGTWDKMYEYTGHDSSVNSVCWGPYDFGLILACGSSDGAISILTFSGDGQWDVKKISNAHTIGCNAVSWAPAVVPGSLIDQPTGQKPNYIKRFVSGGCDNLVKLWKFNNLQHKVRAYLEEDGQWKEDQKLEAHSDWVRDVGWSPSIGLPTSTIASCSQDGRVFIWTCDDPSGNTWSAKLLHKFNDVVWHVSWSITGNILAVSGGDNKVTLWKESVDGQWACISDVNKGQGAVSSITEGQQNEQ, from the exons ATG GTGTCTGTCATTAACACCGTGGACACATCTCATGAGGACATGATC CATGATGCTCAGATGGACTATTACGGCACGCGGTTGGCCACCTGCTCCTCTGACCGCTCTGTAAAAATCTTCGATGTGAAGAATGGAGGTCAGATTCTTGTTGCAGATTTGAGAGG GCATGAAGGTCCGGTGTGGCAGGTGGCCTGGGCCCACCCCATGTACGGCAACATCCTGGCATCCTGCTCCTATGACCGGAAAGTCATCATTTGGAAGGAGGAGAATGGCACATGGGACAAAATGTATGAGTATACAGGCCACGACTCCTCTG TAAACTCTGTATGCTGGGGTCCATATGATTTTGGGCTGATCCTGGCCTGTGGCAGCTCTGATGGGGCCATATCTATCCTCACCTTCAGTGGCGATGGCCAGTGGGATGTGAAGAAGATCAGTAATGCACACACT ATTGGCTGTAATGCCGTGAGCTGGGCACCAGCAGTTGTCCCTGGCAGCCTTATAGACCAGCCCACAGGTCAGAAACCAAACTATATCAAGAGATTTGTGTCTGGTGGCTGTGATAACTTGGTCAAACTTTGGAA ATTCAACAATTTACAACATAAAGTAAGGGCATATTT agAGGAGGATGGGCAGTGGAAAGAGGATCAGAAGCTGGAGGCCCACAGCGATTGGGTGAGGGATGTGGGGTGGTCACCATCAATTGGTCTTCCTACCAGCACCATTGCCAGCTGTTCTCAG GATGGGAGGGTTTTTATCTGGACATGTGATGACCCCTCTGGGAACACGTGGTCCGCTAAACTCTTGCACAAGTTCAATGACGTCGTATGGCATGTGAGCTGGTCCATCACTGGAAACATTTTGGCCGTCTCTGGAGGTGACAACAAG GTAACATTGTGGAAGGAGTCAGTGGACGGGCAGTGGGCCTGCATCAGTGACGTTAACAAGGGCCAGGGGGCCGTGTCCTCCATTACAGAGGGGCAACAGAACGAACAGTGA
- the sec13 gene encoding protein SEC13 homolog isoform X2: MVSVINTVDTSHEDMIHDAQMDYYGTRLATCSSDRSVKIFDVKNGGQILVADLRGHEGPVWQVAWAHPMYGNILASCSYDRKVIIWKEENGTWDKMYEYTGHDSSVNSVCWGPYDFGLILACGSSDGAISILTFSGDGQWDVKKISNAHTIGCNAVSWAPAVVPGSLIDQPTGQKPNYIKRFVSGGCDNLVKLWKEEDGQWKEDQKLEAHSDWVRDVGWSPSIGLPTSTIASCSQDGRVFIWTCDDPSGNTWSAKLLHKFNDVVWHVSWSITGNILAVSGGDNKVTLWKESVDGQWACISDVNKGQGAVSSITEGQQNEQ; the protein is encoded by the exons ATG GTGTCTGTCATTAACACCGTGGACACATCTCATGAGGACATGATC CATGATGCTCAGATGGACTATTACGGCACGCGGTTGGCCACCTGCTCCTCTGACCGCTCTGTAAAAATCTTCGATGTGAAGAATGGAGGTCAGATTCTTGTTGCAGATTTGAGAGG GCATGAAGGTCCGGTGTGGCAGGTGGCCTGGGCCCACCCCATGTACGGCAACATCCTGGCATCCTGCTCCTATGACCGGAAAGTCATCATTTGGAAGGAGGAGAATGGCACATGGGACAAAATGTATGAGTATACAGGCCACGACTCCTCTG TAAACTCTGTATGCTGGGGTCCATATGATTTTGGGCTGATCCTGGCCTGTGGCAGCTCTGATGGGGCCATATCTATCCTCACCTTCAGTGGCGATGGCCAGTGGGATGTGAAGAAGATCAGTAATGCACACACT ATTGGCTGTAATGCCGTGAGCTGGGCACCAGCAGTTGTCCCTGGCAGCCTTATAGACCAGCCCACAGGTCAGAAACCAAACTATATCAAGAGATTTGTGTCTGGTGGCTGTGATAACTTGGTCAAACTTTGGAA agAGGAGGATGGGCAGTGGAAAGAGGATCAGAAGCTGGAGGCCCACAGCGATTGGGTGAGGGATGTGGGGTGGTCACCATCAATTGGTCTTCCTACCAGCACCATTGCCAGCTGTTCTCAG GATGGGAGGGTTTTTATCTGGACATGTGATGACCCCTCTGGGAACACGTGGTCCGCTAAACTCTTGCACAAGTTCAATGACGTCGTATGGCATGTGAGCTGGTCCATCACTGGAAACATTTTGGCCGTCTCTGGAGGTGACAACAAG GTAACATTGTGGAAGGAGTCAGTGGACGGGCAGTGGGCCTGCATCAGTGACGTTAACAAGGGCCAGGGGGCCGTGTCCTCCATTACAGAGGGGCAACAGAACGAACAGTGA